A single Plasmodium knowlesi strain H genome assembly, chromosome: 13 DNA region contains:
- a CDS encoding GPI-anchored micronemal antigen, putative yields the protein MKCNGSLLVLLSAILSATNALIRNGNNPQALVPDNSGDPNAGQNKTSSDNQDTCEIQKMAEEMMEKMMKEKDVFSSIMEPLQSKLTDDRLCSKMKYTNICLHEKDKTPLTFPCTNPQYEQLIQQFTYKKLCNSKVAFSNVLLKSFIDKKNEENTFNAIIQNYKVLSTCIDEDLKDIYNASIELFSDLRTSVREITEKLWSKNMIEVLKTREQAIAGILCELRNGNNSTLVSNSLSYENFGILKVNYEGLINQAYKAFSDYYSYFPAFAIRLLEKDGLVERLVAIHESLTNYRTRNILKKINEKSKNEVLNNEDIMHSLSSYKHHAGGTRGSFMQYRGVGQLSKGGLSVDEKGGQQIASAVGNQSANMVAPAPKDSSPTMAAPSTDTVTNNMATTTTAPATANMAAPSTNTATANMAAPSTNTATANMAAPSTDTVTTNMATTTTVPATANTAASPDTNTDSSTYPLYGTESSKTKDVVVLVRDLLKDTNIIKFEKNEPTSQIDDEGIKKLIESSFFDLSDNTMLMRLIIKPQASILFIIQSFIMMTPSPTRDARMYCKKKLVNGQLIENNDLKAETEEEDMINEFSSKYNLFYERLKMEELREIEQDRKSLKNSKGNLSVLEVRNSQNGPDGKEVNGSGDAANGNNMNGGNNGSASSLIVVVRDDLAEKTDDIIKNNVDLESLKADVEQAFRNFEYQSGSFSANLSHALVLLSSIALVLFIC from the coding sequence ATGAAGTGCAACGGCTCCTTGCTAGTCCTACTTAGCGCAATACTCAGCGCCACGAACGCTTTGATACGAAATGGGAACAATCCGCAGGCATTAGTTCCGGACAATAGTGGTGACCCGAATGCGGGCCAGAACAAAACGTCCAGTGACAACCAAGACACATGTGAAATTCAAAAGATGGCCGAAgaaatgatggaaaaaatgatgaaagaaaaagacgtGTTTAGCTCCATTATGGAACCTCTCCAGAGCAAATTAACCGATGATCGCCTCTGTtctaaaatgaaatatacaaatatttGTCTTCACGAAAAGGACAAAACTCCCTTGACCTTCCCATGCACAAATCCACAATACGAACAATTAATTCAGCAATTTACTTATAAAAAGTTATGCAACTCCAAGGTGGCCTTCAGCAACGTGTTGCTGAAATCCTTCATCGATAAAAAGAACGAAGAAAACACATTTAACGCGATCATACAGAATTACAAAGTTTTGTCCACTTGTATTGATGAAGATTTGAAGGACATTTATAATGCATCCATAGAGTTATTTTCCGATCTTAGAACATCTGTCAGAGAAATTACGGAAAAATTGTGGTCCAAAAATATGATCGAGGTTTTAAAAACAAGAGAGCAAGCGATTGCAGGTATTTTATGTGAGTTAAGAAACGGAAATAATTCTACCCTAGTATCAAATAGTTTGTCGtatgaaaattttggaaTCCTTAAAGTGAATTATGAAGGCTTAATAAACCAGGCGTATAAAGCCTTTTCAGACTACTATTCTTACTTTCCCGCGTTTGCCATTAGACTTTTAGAAAAGGATGGGTTGGTCGAGCGGTTGGTCGCTATCCATGAAAGCTTGACCAACTACAGGACGAGAAATATTCTCAAGAAGATCAATGAGAAGTCCAAAAATGAGGTCCTGAATAATGAGGATATTATGCACAGCTTGAGCAGTTATAAGCACCACGCCGGGGGTACTCGTGGCTCCTTCATGCAGTACAGAGGTGTGGGCCAACTTTCGAAGGGCGGCCTCAGCGTTGACGAGAAGGGTGGCCAGCAGATTGCCTCCGCGGTGGGCAACCAAAGCGCAAACATGGTCGCGCCGGCTCCTAAGGATTCCTCCCCTACAATGGCTGCTCCTTCCACCGACACTGTTACTAACAACATGGCTACCACTACAACCGCGCCTGCTACTGCCAACATGGCTGCTCCTTCCACCAACACTGCTACTGCCAACATGGCTGCTCCTTCCACCAACACTGCTACTGCCAACATGGCTGCTCCTTCCACCGACACTGTAACTACCAACATGGCTACCACTACAACCGTGCCTGCTACTGCCAACACGGCTGCTTCCCCCGACACTAATACTGATTCTTCTACTTACCCCCTGTATGGCACGGaatcctcgaagacaaaggaCGTCGTAGTTCTAGTCAGAGATCTTCTCAAAGACACAAACATCATCAAGTTCGAGAAGAACGAACCGACTAGCCAAATAGACGATGAAGGAATTAAGAAGCTCATAGAGAGTTCGTTCTTCGACTTGAGCGACAACACCATGTTAATGCGATTGATCATAAAGCCGCAGGCTTCCATCTTATTCATTATCCAGTCCTTCATTATGATGACGCCATCCCCCACGAGAGACGCCAGAATGTATTGCAAGAAAAAACTAGTTAATGGCCAGTTAATAGAAAACAACGATTTAAAGGCTGAgacagaggaagaagatatgATAAACGAATTTTCCAGTAAGTACAATTTATTCTATGAAAGGCTTAAGATGGAGGAGTTGCGCGAAATTGAACAGGACAGAAAATCGCTAAAGAATTCCAAGGGCAACTTGTCTGTGTTGGAGGTGCGCAACTCCCAGAATGGTCCCGACGGGAAGGAAGTCAACGGAAGCGGAGATGCCGCAAATGGAAACAACATGAATGGAGGTAACAACGGAAGCGCCTCCTCCCTCATCGTAGTAGTAAGGGACGATCTCGCTGAAAAAACTGATGACATCATCAAAAATAATGTGGACCTGGAATCCTTAAAAGCCGACGTGGAACAAGCCTTTAGAAACTTCGAATACCAAAGTGGAAGTTTCTCGGCAAACTTATCTCACGCCCTGGTTCTCCTATCCTCCATTGCGTTAGTCCTATtcatttgttaa
- a CDS encoding KIR protein: protein MAPVSSDDDQHCLKKLPSKEIYAKFDGAASPSDCKFKGTIDTDLWIFPHPKARREEIKKGLCYASKLEQSDSLYHKCCDYVYYWIGDIMEDREYGSTAFLNAISVVYYYLQRYTPMWKCTNTYRIVDNKTIFLYLKKLFDYTQDYKHILDAITIATATTSAGLKDGNKCFEKYREYVEGAQGACNELQAACNGSPQNNYCSLYKQVCNHNSTKPSDLLSQLTDAQNKIKRPQEEEQEEEVVYGVPDLMEAHLDCLPSRIMYKKFNEKGGEGKCEKTKIQSAQTALESVLNEQGCDKGCAEKVLFAWCYINGQVNDSSDLKYEERHHLFYSWLGQELLSRSTGGGSSFGTVANNVHTKLEQMFTGQACGDMCKDVYLKEKEDDDDIFKYIKLLAEYFTDSKKLKEQLGNGSAEKKCEEAYDDHLKQIKKACTAIQEKCSNGSGNEQYCKWFKEYNEKNWESDAKNYCDTETLEKLTCKPVKWNQAGSSGAGSPVTCNSASSELGDQAKSASALGGDPGSGVEPGGVVGGVLGAVGLPAVALALYKYTDVFDGIKKSLFGGSNNTRGRNRGRERRSTIGRNHNFDGFDSSTMGDDSSTLGGDGSTTLGGGGGESSTLGGSSTDVSTIYNDDDGGRRRPTGRTRTGTNNRRPGNIRYYAT from the exons ATGGCACCAGTATCG AGTGATGACGACCAACATTGTTTAAAGAAATTACCCTCGAAGGAGATATATGCTAAGTTCGATGGGGCTGCGAGTCCGTCTGATTGCAAATTTAAGGGAACTATAGACACTGATTTATGGATTTTTCCCCATCCGAAAGCGCGTAGGGAGGAAATTAAGAAAGGCTTGTGCTATGCTTCCAAGTTGGAGCAGAGTGATTCATTATACCATAAGTGTTGCGATTATGTTTATTATTGGATTGGTGATATTATGGAGGATAGGGAATATGGCAGTACTGCCTTCCTTAATGCAATATCAGTagtttattattatttacaAAGGTACACACCCATGTGGAAATGTACTAACACATATCGCATCGTTGACAATAAAAccattttcctttacctCAAGAAATTATTCGATTATACCCAAGACTATAAACACATACTGGATGCTATAACAATAGCAACCGCAACAACATCAGCAGGATTGAAAGATGGAAATAaatgttttgaaaaatatagggAATATGTGGAAGGTGCTCAGGGTGCTTGCAATGAACTGCAGGCAGCGTGTAATGGATCTCCACAGAATAATTATTGTTCTTTATACAAACAAGTTTGCAATCATAATAGTACCAAACCATCAGATCTGCTTAGTCAATTAACTGATGCGCAGAATAAGATAAAGCGGCCACAGGAGGAGGAGcaggaagaggaagtggTCTATGGGGTCCCAGATTTAAtg GAGGCACATTTAGATTGTCTCCCCTCAAGAATTATGTATAAGAAGTTCAATGAAAAGGGGGGCGAAGGCAAGTGCGAAAAAACTAAAATTCAAAGCGCGCAGACTGCTCTGGAGTCTGTGCTGAATGAACAAGGGTGTGATAAGGGATGTGCGGAAAAAGTTCTTTTTGCGTGGTGCTACATAAATGGACAAGTGAATGATAGTAGTGACCTCAAGTATGAGGAGCGCCATCATCTGTTCTATTCGTGGTTAGGGCAGGAACTGTTATCGCGTTCCACAGGGGGGGGTAGTTCATTTGGGACCGTTGCAAATAATGTTCACACTAAACTAGAACAGATGTTCACAGGTCAGGCGTGTGGGGACATGTGCAAGGATGTATAcctaaaagagaaggaggacGACGACGACATTTTCAAATACATTAAATTATTAGCTGAATATTTCACAGACTCCAAAAAGTTGAAAGAGCAATTAGGAAATGGTAGTGCTGAGAAGAAATGTGAAGAGGCCTATGATGACCACctaaaacaaattaaaaaagcatGTACTGCTATACAAGAAAAATGTTCCAATGGTAGTGGGAATGAGCAATATTGTAAGTGGTTCAAGGAATACAATGagaaaaattgggaaagTGATGCTAAAAATTACTGTGATACTGAAACGctggaaaaattaacatgCAAACCAGTGAAGTGGAACCAAGCCGGTTCTTCCGGTGCTGGTTCCCCTGTAACTTGCAATTCAGCTTCTTCGGAACTTGGAGACCAAGCTAAAAGTGCTAGTGCTCTTGGTGGTGACCCTGGAAGTGGTGTTGAACCTGGTGGCGTGGTTGGTGGTGTATTAGGTGCTGTAGGTCTACCTGCCGTTGCTTTGGCGTTATATAAA tatactgatgtatttgatggaataaaaaaatccctcTTTGGTGGCAGTAATAATacaagaggaaggaataggggaagagaaagaagatcTACCATTGGACGTAATCATAATTTTGACGGTTTTGATTCTTCTACAATGGGAGATGATTCTTCCACCTTGGGTGGTGATGGTTCCACCACCctaggtggtggtggtggggaATCGTCCACCTTAGGTGGTAGCTCCACCGATGTTTCTACCATctataatgatgatgatggaggACGACGTCGACCAACCGGAAGAACACGGACAGGAACAAATAATAGAAGACCAGGAAATATACGTTATTATGCTACGTAA
- a CDS encoding CG6013-like protein, translating to MPQWGAGNSRAIEARMRKKMEKDKKQKELEEKKLDEYWRDDDKKAQAKIQRKMEAESKRQQKLDRKKELRELYGEEEKALKSNKESKTTNSKVTQAQILQRLIEEKKKEIQEDKKKKNNLNVHEMELEDNINHIMRDEINDYDEYINATGIDNAISALDNVSFERTKKVKVAYKKFEEENLPLIKEQYKGLKLSQFKQILWKQFKKSPDNPMNQRD from the exons ATGCCGCAATGGGGGGCTGGAAATTCGAGGGCAATTGAAGCCAGGatgcggaaaaaaatggaaaaagacaagaagcagaaggagctagaggagaagaagttgGATGAGTACTGGAGGGATGATGATAAGAAGGCCCAGGCGAAAATTCAGAGGAAG ATGGAAGCCGAAAGTAAAAGGCAACAGAAACTTgacaggaaaaaagaattaagggAATTGtacggagaagaagaaaaggctCTCAAGTCGAACAAAGAAAGT AAAACTACCAATTCCAAGGTGACCCAGGCGCAAATCTTGCAAAGGCTCAtcgaggagaagaagaaagaaattcaggaggataagaaaaaaaag AATAATCTTAATGTACACGAGATGGAGCTGGAGGACAACATCAATCACATCATGAGGGACGAGATTAACGACTATGATGAGTACATAAATG cAACTGGAATCGATAACGCCATTTCTGCGTTGGATAATGTCTCATTCGAAAGAaccaaaaaagtgaaagtt GCCTATAAAAAATTCGAGGAGGAAAATCTGCCGCTTATTAAGGAGCAGTACAAGGGTTTGAAGCTCTCACAGTTCAAGCAAATATTATGGAAACAG tTTAAGAAGTCGCCCGATAATCCGATGAACCAGAGGGATTAA